The Xanthomonas fragariae genome has a segment encoding these proteins:
- a CDS encoding GNAT family N-acetyltransferase, producing the protein MHLIDCSQARHASAILDIFNDAIANSTALYDYRPRSPESMVGWFATKRAAGFPVIGVENADGTLMGFASYGTFRAWPAFKYSVEHSIYIHRDHRGKGLGRTLLQGLIAAAEKHGVHVLVGGIDTSNQASIALHEQLGFTHAGTVREVGFKFGRWLDLAFYQRILTTPSDPHDD; encoded by the coding sequence ATGCATCTCATCGATTGCAGCCAAGCGCGTCATGCCAGTGCCATTCTGGACATCTTCAACGATGCCATCGCCAATTCGACCGCGCTCTACGACTACCGACCGCGGTCGCCGGAGAGCATGGTCGGCTGGTTTGCCACCAAGCGCGCGGCTGGCTTTCCGGTGATCGGGGTCGAGAACGCCGACGGCACCTTGATGGGCTTCGCCAGCTACGGTACGTTTCGCGCCTGGCCGGCGTTCAAGTACAGCGTCGAGCATTCGATCTACATACATCGCGATCATCGCGGCAAAGGGCTGGGGCGGACTTTGCTGCAGGGCTTGATCGCTGCGGCAGAAAAACATGGCGTGCACGTGCTGGTTGGCGGCATCGATACCAGCAATCAGGCGAGCATCGCCTTGCACGAACAGCTCGGCTTTACCCATGCCGGCACCGTGCGCGAGGTCGGTTTCAAGTTCGGTCGCTGGCTGGACCTGGCGTTTTATCAGCGGATTTTGACCACGCCGAGCGATCCGCACGACGATTGA